The Desulfovibrio sp. G11 region CGGGCCTGCCCGTCACCGCAGTGAGCACGGTTACCGGATTTCCCGAAATTCTCGGGGGCCGGGTAAAAACCCTGCACCCCAAGATCCATGCCGGAATCCTGGCAAACAAGGACGAAGAATCCCACATGCAGACCCTGTCTGAAAAAGGCATACGCCCCTTTGACATGGTTTGCGTCAACCTCTACGACTTTGCAGGAGCTGTGGAGCGCAAACTCTCCCTTGAAGAAGCCGTGGAGGAGATCGACATCGGCGGCCCCTGTATGCTGCGTGCCGCTGCCAAGAACTTTCACAGCATTCTTGTGCTGCCTTCGCCCCAGTGGTACCCCACTGCCATGGATGAAATGCGCAGCCACGACAATGCCGTGAGCCTGGAATTCCGCCAGACCATGGCCTCAAGAGCTTTTGAAGCCACCTCGCGCTACGACGCCCTCATCACGTCCTATCTGCGCCCGTAACCACCATCAGGCAGGGCGGCCCCGGGCCGCCCTGTTTTTTTCAGCCGTGGCCCGCCAGCATGCGGGCCAGAGCGAAAAGCGCACCATTGCGCCAGGAGCATGATATTTCAAAACCAGAAGGCAATCTGCAAGGGCTGAAACCCAGCCAGCTGGCCGCCCTCAACCGCCTGTTTAACCGCCGTTTTCCGGCGGAAGACGTGTATACGGTGGAGCAGGCGCGCGAACTGGCCCTGCTGTCACGCGCTCTCGGGCGGCAAATAGGCCTGCTCATTGACCGCAAGGGCCGTGTACAGACGGTCATTGTGGGCAAGGCCGGCAGCATCCTGATACCCGAACTGCCCCGAGGCCGCAGCGGCGGCGAGCGTTTGCGCGGCCTTCGGCTGCTGCATACCCACCTGACCCCCGACGGCCTCAGCCAGGAAGACCTGATGGACATGCTCTTTCTGCGCCTGGATGCCGTCATTGTCCTGACTGTCAATCCTGTGGGCGAACCGGTACAGTGGCAGGCGGCGCATCTTTTGCCCACAAACGTCAACGGGCAAGGTTATCATCTGGAGCTGCCACGCCCGTGGGACCGCACAGCGGCCCAGATGGTGGGTACGGCCGAAGCGCTGGAAAAAGACCTCTCCCGCCGGGCCGAAAGCAGCCATGAAGCGGAAAACAGGCCCCGCGCCCTGCTTATCTCTGTGGCAGCCCTGCCCCGCATCATGCAGGAGCGTAATCTGGACGAACTGGCCGAACTGGCCCGCACAGCCGGGCTTGCCATAGCCGGGCGCATGGTGCAGCGCGTCCCCCAGGTGAACCCGCGCCTGATCATGGGCCGGGGCAAGGTGGCGGAACTGGAGGTGCTGACCCTGCAGGGTCGGGCGGACACTCTTGTTTTTGATGGTGAACTTTCGCCTGCGCAGCTGCATAATCTGGCAGATATTACCGAGCGCAAAGTCATTGACCGCACCCAGCTTATTCTTGATATCTTTGCCCAGCATGCAGTAAGCCGGGCCGGAAAGCTGCAGGTTGAGCTGGCCCAGTTGCGCTATACCCAGCCGCGACTGGTGGGCAAAAACCGCGCCATGGACCGCCTTATGGGCGGCATCGGCGGGCGCGGCCCCGGCGAAACAAAACTTGAAACCGACCGACGCAAAATACGCGAGCGTATGGCCCGCATCCGGAAAGACCTTGAGCGCTTACGCCGCCAGCGTGCCTTCACCCGCGACCGCCGTTCACGCCAGGGCATTCCTCTGGCGGCGCTGGTGGGCTACACCAATGCGGGCAAATCCACCCTGCTCAACACGCTCACCCGCTCTGAGGTCCTGGTGGAAAACAAACTTTTCGCCACGCTTGATCCCACCACACGGCGCTTGCGCTTTCCGGCCGAGAAAGAACTTATCCTGGCGGACACCGTGGGCTTTATCCGCAATCTGCCCAAAGAGCTGATGGACGCGTTTCGCGCCACCCTTGAGGAGCTGGAAGCCGCCCACCTGCTTTTGCATGTGGCCGACGCCTCTCACCCTGACCTGTTGCAGCAGATCAGCGCCGTTGAAACCATTCTGGCAGAAATGGAGCTTGACCGTATGCCCCGTCTGCTCATCCTGAACAAGTGGGACCAGCTTGAGGCCCCGGCCAGGGCTGAACTGGCCGACGCCTTTCCCCATGCCCTGCCCGTGGCTGCCAAAACCGGCGAAGGGTGCAAGCCCTTGCTTGAACAGCTTGAAATGCGCCTGCTGCATCAGGCCACCAACATCGTGACCGAAATATCCCCCAGTCTGAATTAGGGAATTTTTCCCTGATATTGCTCTGGAGACTGCGCGGCAACTTCCTACATCGCCTGCCTGAACCAGCCACAACATCGCCAGCTGCCCGAATCTGCCCAAATAAAATCGCATGCCGGAGGTACAACACCATCCGGCATGCGATTTTTACAGATCAAAAAGGGGCAAACCCCAGAGCACTGCTTCAGATTCTGCTTACACCCTGATTGTTGCCTGCCCTGTTGTCCTGATCCGGAACAGTTTTTTCAGGAGCGGGCTTCTGGGGTGCCGGGGTCTGGGGCGCGGGCTTTTCCGGGGCCGGCGCACCGGAACCTGCTGCATACTGCCGGGCCGTGCTTTCCATCACCGCCTGCCCTACCACCTGCCACTTTTCACCGACCTTGCGCAGCGCAAGCCAGCTTGTCATGCGGGCAGGGGTGGTTACCTGGGCCACGGCGGCATTGGGGCCGATTTCCGTCACCTTGGCATCAGCCAGGCTTTCCGGCACCCAGGGGCAGTCGGGCGTCTGCGCCTCGCGGCACTGGGCCATCAGTTCACCCGTGCTGACGCCACGGTTAAAGTGGCCCTGAAGGCGTGCCTCCATATCCACAATACTGCCGATCAACTGATCTACGCCACCGATGCCCAGCGAACGGCCCAGGCTGTCCAGCAGCCCCAGCGGCGCGTCTTCGCGGGTCATGTTTTTGACTTCGTTGGCGGCAAAGCTTTTGAGGTCAACCTGGGCAAGAAAAGCCGCGCTGTCATTTTTTTTCAGGGCTTCTGCCATATCTTTCAATGTCTTCTGCGGGCCGGATGCAATGCAGGCAGCCAGCAGCCCGGCCATAATCAGAATCAACGGTAAAAAACGGAAGGAACGATTGTCTTTTTTCATATATACCCCTTGGTAAAGGCGAAGCATGCATACAGACGCCGTAATTTCTTTATACCCCTTCACACGCGCCTATGCAAAGGGGGGACAGGAAGGCTGCGGGGCTTTTTTTCCTCACGGCGTTCTGCTACACATGGGCCACACGCGGCGCACGGCATTGGGCCTGAGGCGCGGCGTCAGGAGGCACTTACATGAAAGTCATTATTATGTGTGGCGGCAAGGGAACGCGCCTGCGCGAAGAAACCTCGGTCAAACCCAAACCTATGGTTGAGATCGGCGGACGGCCCGTGCTGTGGCACATCATGTCCATCTATGCGCGTTTCGGCTTCAAGGACTTTGTGCTGCCCCTGGGCTACAAAGGCCAGGTCATAAAGCAATATTTTCACGATTATAACATCCGCAACACAGATTTTACCGTTGATCTGAAAAGCGGGTCCATCACCACATATCCCAGCCATATAGAAGACTGGCGCGTCACCCTGTGCGATACGGGTGAAGAAACCCTCAAGGGCGGACGCCTCAAGCGTGTGGCCAAGTATATCGATACCGACCGTTTCATGGTCACCTATGGCGACGGTGTGGCGGATATAGACCTGAACAAACTTATAGAATTTCACAAACAGTCCGGCAGCATAGGAACATTTACCGGCGTGCGTATGCCCTCACGTTTCGGCACTGTGCGTACCGATAATCAGGGCAGGATACTCTCCTGGGAAGAAAAGCCCGTGCTGGATGAATACATCAACTGCGGTTTCTTTGTCTTCAAGCGCGAGTTTCTGGACTACCTCAGCGAAGATGAAAACTGCGACCTTGAAAAAGAACCCCTGCAGCGGCTGGCGGCAGAAGGGCAGCTTTCCATGTATCCACATCCCGGCCAGTGGCAGTGCATGGATACCCTGCGCGACTCCATAAAGCTCAACGAAATGTGGGATTCCGGCCGTGCATTCTGGGTATAAACCCTCTTGACGTGCAAGCGGCGCCGCCTGCATGGCCCGCCGGGCTGTGCAGGCCCCGCACCCGGCCTGTCCTGCGCTGCATATGCGCGGCTGCGCGCGGATACAGCAAGAAATTATTGTGAGGAACACATATGTTTGCCAATGCATATAAGGGACGCCGGGTTTTCGTAACCGGGCACACGGGTTTCAAAGGTTCCTGGATGGCCGCGTGGCTAAGCCAGCTCGGTGCTGTGGTGGGCGGTTTTTCCGACGATGTACCCACCGAACCTTCTCACTATGCCGCAATGAATCTGGGTGCGCACCTTGAGGCCGACCTGCGCGGCGACATACGCGACCGCGATGCTGTGGTGCGCGCGGTGCGCCAGTTTCGCCCGGATGTGGTTTTTCATCTTGCCGCCCAGGCGCTTGTACGCAAGTCCTATGATGATCCGGCCCTGACATTTGAGGCCAACATGATGGGAACCCTCAATGTGCTGGAAGCTGTGCGCGCCTGTCCGGACGTGAGCGCGGCCGTGATGATAACCTCTGACAAGTGCTACAGAAATGATGAATGGGTTTGGGGCTATCGTGAAACCGACCACTTGGGCGGGCACGACCCCTACTCTGCCTCCAAGGGCTGCGCCGAAATCATCGCTCACTCCTATTTTGAAAGTTTTTTCAAGGATGGCCCTGCCTGCGCCACGGTTCGGGCGGGCAACGTCATCGGCGGCGGCGACTGGGCCGTTGACCGCATCGTGCCCGATTGCGCCCGTGCCTGGGCTGCGGGACAGGCAGTGCAGATACGCAGCCCCTGGGCCACCCGCCCCTGGCAGCTCGTGCTTGAACCCCTGTCCGGCTATCTGTGGCTGGGCGCACGCCTGCTGCTCGGCCAAAACAGCCCCTTTGACCTGCGCGGTCAGGCCTACAACTTTGGCCCCGCCGCTGACGTCAACAATACGGTGGCCGAGGTGGTGGACGCCCTGGCCCTGCACTGGCCCGGCTTTGCCAGTGAAATGGACAAGGCCGGACAGGCGGGCATGAAAGAATGCACCCTGCTCAAGCTCTGCTGCGACAAGGCCCTTGCCCACCTGGGCTGGAAGGCCACCCTCAACTTTGAGGAAACCATCCGCTATACTGCCGAATGGTATCATTGCTTCTATCAGGGCGTTGGCGGCAAAAAACCGCAAAACATGCTGGATTTCACCCTTGGGCAGATCGCAGCCTACGTCAATGCCGCCGAGCAGCGCGGCCAGCTCTGGATAAAGTAGCATGAACGCCCTCGAAACCGTGGCCCGGAATGTGGGCATTGACGGGGCACTGCTGCAATCACTGGGAATAATTCCCACACCCGGCGGACCGGTGCTGCACATGCTGCGCCCCGGTTCCGCCCTGCTGCCGGACTTCAGTAAGGGATTCGGTGAAGTATACTTTTCAGAAGTCCTGCCCGGCCACATCAAGGCCTGGAAGCGTCATACCCGGCAGGTGCAGCACTTTGCCGTACCCACGGGACTACTGCGCATTGTGCTTTACGACGGCCGCCCGGATTCCCCCACCGAGGGCGTCGTGTGTGAACTGGCCCTGGGCAGGCCGGAAAACTATTTTCTCCTGCGTATTCCCACGGGCGTATGGTACGGCTTTGCCGCCATGGGTGATGCCCCGGCGCTCATCTGCAACTGCGCGGATATCCCTCACGATCCCGCCGAGGGACAGCGCCTGCCCGTGGACGATCCGTCCATTCCCTATTGCTGGAAAATGGAAAAGGCATAATCATGAATTACGGCAATCTGCTGCGGGCTGCCTGGCAAGGGCGGTCCGCCGATGCCCCGCGGCTCTCGGCTGCCGGGCATTTCCAGGCATGGTGGCAGGCCTGCCGCCCGCCTTTTCTCATCACCGCGGCCATACCCGTCACCCTGGCCCTGTCCTTTGCCTTTCGCCTCCAGGGGCAGATTACTCCCCGCCAATGGCTGATATACGCCCTGCTTCTGCTGGGCTGCTTTCTGGGCCTGACCATCGCCAATTTTGCCAATGACCTGTTTGACCATATCCTTGGCGTGGATGGCGGTGACAATATCGGCGGCTCGCGTGTGATACAGAGCGGCTTTATCAGTCCCCGCCAGCTCTCCGTGGCGCTTCTGCTGCTTGCCCCGGCCACCCTGGCTGTAGGCGGCCTGCTGGCCACGCTGGCGCCAGCCGGCCTGCGGCCCGGCCTGTGGCTTGTAAGTATTTTTGCCGTCGCCTCGGCCATCTTTTATGTGGCTCCGCCCATACGCTACGGACACAGGGCGCTTGGCGAGCTTTTTGTATGCCTGAACATGGGCGTCATCATGTCAGCGCCAGCGCTGCCCTGCTGCTTGAAGGATTTGACCCGCGCAGCCTGGCTCTGTCGCTGCCTGTGGGTCTTATGGTGGCGGGAGTACTCTATTACCAGAGTCTGCCTGAAATCGAGACAGACCTGGCCGCAGGCAAGCATACACTTGCCAACAGGCTGGGCAAGGACAAGGCCGCCCTTGTTTTTCGCCTGTGGTGGCCCGCTGTGTGGATTTTGCTGCTCAATCTGTGGGCTGCTGGCCTGGCCGGATGGCCCGTGGCTCTGACCCTGCTTGGCCTGCCTTTTTATCTGCGGGCCTGCCGCCACATAAGTGATGCAGGAACAGGTGACTGGCTGCACCTGGATTCATTCGGCCACCTTGTGCGCACGTGTTACCTGCTGAGCGGTGCCGCGCTTATTGCGGGGGTAGCCCTGTAATCGGCACGGTAAAAAATCTCCGAACCGGAAAGCATAAATGCCCGGAAAGTCTGTTTTGGCAGAGCTTCCGGGCGTTCATGCAAATGGGACAGGAATGAAAAGACTGCACGAAATTTTCCGACGCACCTCACTGCCGCAGCGAGGCGGCTTTTTTCCATAGGCGAAACTGCCGCATCTCCGAAAGCGCCAGACCTGCCAGCGTCAGCACGGTTCCCATCCCGGCCATCCAGGTGATGCGTTCATCCAGTATGAGAGCGGCTGTAATAACCGTCACCACAGGAACAAGATATATGTAGACGCTGCTTTTCACCGCCCCCAGACGCTTGATGGCAAACGTCCAGGCCACAAAGCACAGGGCCGAGGCTCCAAGACCAAGAAAGGCCATGTTGCCCCAGTTCACGACCTGGGCAAAGCGTTCCAGCCCCCAGTGGAACTCCATAAAAGGCAAACTGGGGAGCATGAAAACCAGCCCATAAAAAAAGCAGCGGCGCGTTACCTGAAGGCTGTTATAGCCAAAAGCCAGAATTTTACGCGTAAGGATGGAATAAAACGACCAAGCAAGCCCGGCCAGCACAGCCAACAGGTCTCCCAGCGGATTGAGTTGCAGGCTGGCGCTGCCGCTGAAGCTTATGAGCCCTATACCCAGAATGGCTGCCGTGAAGCCCAGAAAAAAGTTAAGCCCCGGCTTTTCGGCCGCCAGCAGCCAGAACGACAACAAGGCCGTGAAAAACGGCGACACAGCCACAATAACGCCCACGTTAGAGGCGAAAGTGTAGGTAAGCGCGATATTTTCAAGCAGAAAATAAAGCGTTACTCCCGCAAGCCCCGCTCCTGCAAAAAGCCATTCCTGCTTTTTATCATCCAGCCGCAAAGCGCGGGGACAAGCCAGCCACAGGGCGGCAAAACCCAAACTGAACCGGAAAAAAAGAATTTCAACAGGGCTGAAGTCGCGCAACAGAACCTTGGTGGAAATGAATGTTGCACCCCAGACAAGAATGCAAAGCAAAGCCGCCAGATGGCCAACAGAATTTTTTTTGTCAGACATGGAGCCACCGTTGTTAAGTGTAGACTGTTGCGCCTTCGACATACCTGAATGGGTGCAGGCAGGCCTTTTGAACCTGTGCGTCGCCCCGAAAGCAGGGCATAAGACCCTGCGGAGTGTTTGTTCTGCCGTATGCCAGACACGGCGGAACGGCAATGAGCGCCCGCCGGGCATGTTCGCGCAGCATGTGTCACGACAAAAGGACTCCGTTCCTTCGGCATGCTGATAAAAAACCCCTCCGGCCCGCCATGCTTACCACGGTGGAATGGAGAGGCGGTGCGGGTTTGCACCACGCACGAAGACCCTTTACTGCTGCGCTACATCTGTTTTTTTTTACAGTCGGCGAGGCCCAGTTCCATAAGGCGCTCAAGCAGCTGACCGAAATCAAGGCCGATGGTTCTGGCCTCGCGCGGTACAAGGCTGGTGGCGGTCATGCCGGGCAAGGTATTGACCTCCAGCAGGGTAAGGCTGTCGTCCGGCCCGAGGATAAAGTCTGCCCTGCTGTACCCCCTGAGGCCAAGCGCCCTGTGTGCGGCGAGGGTCAGTTCCTGTACACGTGCGGTCAGTTCGTCACCAATGGGGGCCGGGCATAGCTCGCGCGCGCCGTCCTGTTCGTACTTGCTCTCGTAATTGAAAAAATCCCCGGCTACCGGCTCAATAAGGATGGGCGGCAGAGGATCTTCACCCAGAATACCGCACGTCACTTCACGGCCCGGCAGCACGGGTTCCATGATGACTTCTTCGCCCGCAGCGAATATCTGGCCCATAATATCGTCAAGCTCGGCACGGTTGCGCGCGCGGCCGAGGCGCAGTGAGGACCCACCCGTATTACTCTTGACAAACAGGGGATATGGCAGCCGGGGTTGCCAGTCTTTTCCGGGGAACGCGGGCACAAAGTCCCAGTCCGCCGTGGGCAGCCCCGCCCGGCGAAATATCTGTTTCGCCGCGCACTTGTTGAGCGCCAGAAAAGAACCTGCGGGACCGGCCCCCTGGTAGGGACAGCCCACCTGATCCAGCATGGCCTGCACAAGGCCATCTTCACCCGGAGCGCCGTGCAGGTTGATGAGGGCGAAATCATGCTGCTCGGCGGCGGCAAGCAGACCGTTAAAATTTTCAAGAAGGTCAAAAAATGTCACCTCATGACCACGCGCCTCCAGGGCAGGAACCATGGCCCTTGCGCCGTTCAGTGATACCTGCCGTTCAGGAGACCAGCCGCCCGCAATCAAAAGAATCTTCATTCAGTGTCCATCCCAGTTGCTCCGAAAGAGCGTTTTCAATATTTTTCCCCTGGCGGAAGGCGGCGCAAATACCTTCACGCGCCGCCTCACTGTGCCCATAACGGCCCAGCAGGTCGTCATACCTTTCTTCCAGACTGACGCAGGCGTCATGTCTGACTCTTTTATCGGCATACATCACAAAAAACGGCAGCGCACAGATGCCTCGCCCCGCAGGCAGGTCCCAGGGCCACCAGACATGCATCATGACACCCTGTGCCACAGCATAGTTGCCTGTTTCGGCCACGGCCCAGGCAGCGCCCACCTGGGCATGGCTGCCGCCATGACGCACACAGTACGTTTTGGCGATATCGTGCAACAACCCTCCGGCACGCACTTCAGACACATTGACGTCAAAACCCGACGCGGCCGCGCGCGCGGCCAGGGTAGCCGCAATATGGGCCACAAGGAACGAATGCCGCCGGATGTTGGGCAGCATGTCGTATTTATCCCACAAGGCAAAGCATGCCGCATCGTCAGGTACGCTGCGGGACCGGGCGGGATCCCCAAGCTCCAGCAACTGCGGCAGATCAGCCAGCGGCCGCCGTATCCGGGGAAACTCGGACTGTGATGAACACTTCATCCGTAAAGTATGCCACCCAGCAGGCGCGATGGCAAGAAAAGCCACAAGGCACATATGGTTACGCCCCCCCAAAAAAATGCGCCCGGCGCTCAAGAGAACGCCGGGCGATTTGCGGGCACACAACCGCAAATACTCACTTTCGGATGACTGCTCCGACCCTGTGCCGGGCAGCACGAAAGCGAGCCATTACCGGGGACACCCCGGCAGCGGCGGCTCACCCATCTCCGGTATATCGCCGGATACACCGGAGCGGGCCTGTTGACGAAACAGGCGGCCACGGTGGGGAACCCCCACATTCACTTCATCGGTAGATGAAATAATAACTTGAGAGAACAAGGAACTCGGAAAGCGGCAGTCCCTGCACTGAAAAGACCGGTATGCATTGTTTTTTCCGGAGCACTCCCCGGCACTGCCGCGCAGCAATCCTGCCGGGCAGGTGTCGCGCATGGCTGCCCGGCATGCCGGTTTATCACAAAAAGCATCTGATTTTTTCAAATATTCCGTAAACGGAACATCAGGCAAACGGCATGGGTATATTCGCGTCATCCCCTGTCGTGACAGCAAGGCTGATGGCTTCGTGTAGTACCGGCCGCTTC contains the following coding sequences:
- a CDS encoding IMP cyclohydrolase; amino-acid sequence: MDILPIRRAILSVTDKSGLVDFATFLTARGVELVSTGGTQKALEAAGLPVTAVSTVTGFPEILGGRVKTLHPKIHAGILANKDEESHMQTLSEKGIRPFDMVCVNLYDFAGAVERKLSLEEAVEEIDIGGPCMLRAAAKNFHSILVLPSPQWYPTAMDEMRSHDNAVSLEFRQTMASRAFEATSRYDALITSYLRP
- the hflX gene encoding GTPase HflX encodes the protein MRARAKSAPLRQEHDISKPEGNLQGLKPSQLAALNRLFNRRFPAEDVYTVEQARELALLSRALGRQIGLLIDRKGRVQTVIVGKAGSILIPELPRGRSGGERLRGLRLLHTHLTPDGLSQEDLMDMLFLRLDAVIVLTVNPVGEPVQWQAAHLLPTNVNGQGYHLELPRPWDRTAAQMVGTAEALEKDLSRRAESSHEAENRPRALLISVAALPRIMQERNLDELAELARTAGLAIAGRMVQRVPQVNPRLIMGRGKVAELEVLTLQGRADTLVFDGELSPAQLHNLADITERKVIDRTQLILDIFAQHAVSRAGKLQVELAQLRYTQPRLVGKNRAMDRLMGGIGGRGPGETKLETDRRKIRERMARIRKDLERLRRQRAFTRDRRSRQGIPLAALVGYTNAGKSTLLNTLTRSEVLVENKLFATLDPTTRRLRFPAEKELILADTVGFIRNLPKELMDAFRATLEELEAAHLLLHVADASHPDLLQQISAVETILAEMELDRMPRLLILNKWDQLEAPARAELADAFPHALPVAAKTGEGCKPLLEQLEMRLLHQATNIVTEISPSLN
- the rfbF gene encoding glucose-1-phosphate cytidylyltransferase, with the translated sequence MKVIIMCGGKGTRLREETSVKPKPMVEIGGRPVLWHIMSIYARFGFKDFVLPLGYKGQVIKQYFHDYNIRNTDFTVDLKSGSITTYPSHIEDWRVTLCDTGEETLKGGRLKRVAKYIDTDRFMVTYGDGVADIDLNKLIEFHKQSGSIGTFTGVRMPSRFGTVRTDNQGRILSWEEKPVLDEYINCGFFVFKREFLDYLSEDENCDLEKEPLQRLAAEGQLSMYPHPGQWQCMDTLRDSIKLNEMWDSGRAFWV
- the rfbG gene encoding CDP-glucose 4,6-dehydratase; its protein translation is MFANAYKGRRVFVTGHTGFKGSWMAAWLSQLGAVVGGFSDDVPTEPSHYAAMNLGAHLEADLRGDIRDRDAVVRAVRQFRPDVVFHLAAQALVRKSYDDPALTFEANMMGTLNVLEAVRACPDVSAAVMITSDKCYRNDEWVWGYRETDHLGGHDPYSASKGCAEIIAHSYFESFFKDGPACATVRAGNVIGGGDWAVDRIVPDCARAWAAGQAVQIRSPWATRPWQLVLEPLSGYLWLGARLLLGQNSPFDLRGQAYNFGPAADVNNTVAEVVDALALHWPGFASEMDKAGQAGMKECTLLKLCCDKALAHLGWKATLNFEETIRYTAEWYHCFYQGVGGKKPQNMLDFTLGQIAAYVNAAEQRGQLWIK
- a CDS encoding dTDP-4-dehydrorhamnose 3,5-epimerase family protein; this encodes MNALETVARNVGIDGALLQSLGIIPTPGGPVLHMLRPGSALLPDFSKGFGEVYFSEVLPGHIKAWKRHTRQVQHFAVPTGLLRIVLYDGRPDSPTEGVVCELALGRPENYFLLRIPTGVWYGFAAMGDAPALICNCADIPHDPAEGQRLPVDDPSIPYCWKMEKA
- a CDS encoding prenyltransferase — translated: MPEHGRHHVSASAALLLEGFDPRSLALSLPVGLMVAGVLYYQSLPEIETDLAAGKHTLANRLGKDKAALVFRLWWPAVWILLLNLWAAGLAGWPVALTLLGLPFYLRACRHISDAGTGDWLHLDSFGHLVRTCYLLSGAALIAGVAL
- a CDS encoding DMT family transporter — encoded protein: MSDKKNSVGHLAALLCILVWGATFISTKVLLRDFSPVEILFFRFSLGFAALWLACPRALRLDDKKQEWLFAGAGLAGVTLYFLLENIALTYTFASNVGVIVAVSPFFTALLSFWLLAAEKPGLNFFLGFTAAILGIGLISFSGSASLQLNPLGDLLAVLAGLAWSFYSILTRKILAFGYNSLQVTRRCFFYGLVFMLPSLPFMEFHWGLERFAQVVNWGNMAFLGLGASALCFVAWTFAIKRLGAVKSSVYIYLVPVVTVITAALILDERITWMAGMGTVLTLAGLALSEMRQFRLWKKAASLRQ
- a CDS encoding D-alanine--D-alanine ligase family protein → MKILLIAGGWSPERQVSLNGARAMVPALEARGHEVTFFDLLENFNGLLAAAEQHDFALINLHGAPGEDGLVQAMLDQVGCPYQGAGPAGSFLALNKCAAKQIFRRAGLPTADWDFVPAFPGKDWQPRLPYPLFVKSNTGGSSLRLGRARNRAELDDIMGQIFAAGEEVIMEPVLPGREVTCGILGEDPLPPILIEPVAGDFFNYESKYEQDGARELCPAPIGDELTARVQELTLAAHRALGLRGYSRADFILGPDDSLTLLEVNTLPGMTATSLVPREARTIGLDFGQLLERLMELGLADCKKKQM
- a CDS encoding HDIG domain-containing metalloprotein, which translates into the protein MKCSSQSEFPRIRRPLADLPQLLELGDPARSRSVPDDAACFALWDKYDMLPNIRRHSFLVAHIAATLAARAAASGFDVNVSEVRAGGLLHDIAKTYCVRHGGSHAQVGAAWAVAETGNYAVAQGVMMHVWWPWDLPAGRGICALPFFVMYADKRVRHDACVSLEERYDDLLGRYGHSEAAREGICAAFRQGKNIENALSEQLGWTLNEDSFDCGRLVS